In Rhizophagus irregularis chromosome 19, complete sequence, the following are encoded in one genomic region:
- a CDS encoding uncharacterized protein (SECRETED:cutsite_SNG-YE; SECRETED:prob_0.9160); SECRETED:SignalP(1-26), with the protein MNFAQWRTRSIFFLTLLIHFFTLSNGYETHEFLDSSSMYQIYDTKSYNDGTVLLHMISGNIANCYKPELYFRLIYPNGTVNSLNIPAKQIPRFNFCKVLNDIIYQPNIKVWPFEPNFVYVTYLNSSGIDASVYGLLINWSGKILSNSFIDKATINLNGIVFPPGPLYYSKGNKNNGFLYVRKQNTSDIIWSHYALPTIQSKQSIQLLRKGVIKGEKAKDVKFFGFSQFANGFYLILARSYDHPDVASFDLANINLRIDAYFINANGIKEPVPNVIYQSPVRNLNVTAVTCGIDYKGHGNSCLFYLSIKESLENLFGVRIKFRSNGATTMVKEVPALGVTGTPELNLKSLVSGGYLFTVRYNERDKQSVYGYVLNATGYIQGKWPLPQPISTTARGQVFDILPNGTIVAVTKHDNNNFTVMTSDFPKSLIEGDVGYFNPLIISTYPSLNGTIPLKATKLNITYSEPIAISSQNISIYQYFSATGFHLLRQTYPASVGFTKLSSDNKTLIIGAFDSTFNKPNSSYHIIVEYDAVRLMNNGEPILGIQDNVWNITTENMTIGPIIVGASVVGFVRLSPEGTEKFNSLDEKGKLNFMNNLGKELAFIVPIEGNRIVPLNRYQEDQKTKEKRILLAYKIGPINNNTTNITAIGESPEGIMNDLQALISHGGLTLVSKLEHTKNLDYSYGFVRKRDIFRDNRTQIILFAVYLIVVLLLISVVYCLNRREKIETKIGVVLKFILALVTFVFYTIHTYEDAKDVERLALASVLLLILPFVIKLSLGLFIISRESKTNPAFHVWLEKHRMITFFFTFLSGVDLDAITVLSSKLEESLKAPLSEKANKQIDDIEHVGFFLKDLPQLAVLVLYYIMALDYGIVPFFALVSLIILIVYVIIWRLCVWCIRRRKDRRLKLSRVSSDDLLRESPSSSGSSWWKKLSPRFMTGKGDSSDDLLRESPSSSGSSWWKNIISKPGSLLEKLGLGRLSKLFRRKHTVATTIVDESGHVIGELSKTTTKTPHEQMTISPQHGGASTSQRGGMTTTSSQRGGLKGPQRIIHKDGGSETQTIIQGEGTEGDEEFKQQIVEEEKEKNDK; encoded by the exons atgaATTTTGCACAATGGAGGACACgctcgatattttttttaacacttttaattcattttttcacATTATCAAATGGATATGAAACTCATGAATTTCTTGATTCTTCATCTATGTATCAAATTTATGATACAAAATCATATAATGATGGGACTGTATTATTACATATGATTAGTGGAAATATCGCAAATTGTTATAAACCCGAATTATATTTTCGTTTAATTTATCCAAATGGAACGGTTAATTCTTTGAATATACCAGCGAAACAAATTCctagatttaatttttgtaaagtgTTAAATGATATCATATATCAACCTAATATTAAAGTTTGGCCTTTTGAACCAAATTTTGTTTATGTTACTTATCTTAATTCAAGTGGTATAGATGCGTCTGTTTATggtcttttaattaattggaGCGGTAAAATTTTGAG taattcaTTCATAGATAAAGCTACCATTAATTTAAATGGAATAGTTTTTCCGCCAGGTCCTTTATATTATTCCaaaggtaataaaaataatggattCTTGTACGTAAGAAAACAGAACACGAGTGATATTATTTGGAGTCATTATGCTCTTCC tacaATCCAAAGTAAACAATCAATTCAACTTTTACGCAAAGGAGTAATTAAAGGAGAAAAAGCAAAAgatgttaaattttttggattttcacaatttgcgaatggattttatttaattttagcaaGATCATATGATCATCCGGATGTAGCTTCATTCGATCtagcaaatattaatttacgtATTGATGCATACTTTATAAATGCAAATGGTATTAAAGAACCAGTACCAAATGTTATTTATCAAAGTCCTGTACGAAATCTAAATGTTACGGCAGTAACTTGTGGAATAGATTATAAAGGTCACGGAAATTCttgtttattttatctttctatAAAAGAATctttggaaaatttatttggagtaagaattaaatttagatCTAATGG aGCTACTACAATGGTTAAAGAAGTGCCCGCATTAGGGGTTACGGGAACACCTGAATTGAATCTTAAGTCATTAGTCTCTGGAGg gTATTTATTTACTGTGCGTTATAATGAAAGAGATAAGCAATCAGTATACGGATATGTTCTTAACGCAACAGGATATATCCAAGGAAAATG GCCTTTACCACAACCAATCAGTACTACAGCAAGAGGTCAAGTCTTTGATATCCTTCCTAATGGTACAATCGTAGCAGTAACAAAACACGATAATAACAACTTTACAGTCATGACATCTGATTTCCCTAAATCTTTGATCGAAGGCG atgttggatattttaatcctttaattatttcaacatATCCTTCTCTTAACGGTACAATTCCACTAAAGGCAACCAAACTAAATATTACTTATTCTGAACCTATTGCTATTTCTTCGCAAAATATTTcgatttatcaatattttagtGCAACAGGCTTTCATTTATTACGCCAAACATATCCTGCTTCCGTAGGATTTACGAAACTGAGCAGTGATAATAAAACTCTTATAATTGGTGCATTTGATAGTACTTTTAATAAACCTAATTCGAGTTATCATATTATAGTCGAATATGATGCAGTAAGGCTTATGAATAATGGTGAACCTATATTAGGAATTCAGGACAACGTTTGGAATATCACAACTG AGAATATGACAATTGGTCCTATCATAGTAGGAG catCAGTGGTAGGGTTCGTTCGATTATCTCCAGAGGGCACAGAAAAATTCAATTCCCTTGATGAGAAAGGAAAGcttaattttatgaataatttaggCAAAGAATTAGCATTTATAGTTCCAATTGAAGGAAATCGTATAGTACCATTAAATCGGTACCAAGAAGatcaaaaaacaaaagaaaagagGATATTGTTAGCATATAAAATTGGACCGATTAATAACAATACTACTAATATTACTGCAATTGGTGAAAGTCCTGAAGGCATAATGAATGATTTGCAAGCTTTGATAAGCCATGGTGGACTAACTTTAGTATCTAAATTGGAACAtactaaaaatttagattatagTTATGGATTTGTTAGAAAAC gtGACATATTCCGAGATAATAGAACTCAGATAATTCTATTTGCCGTCTACCTCATTGTTGtgcttttattaatatcagtgGTCTACTGCTTAAACAGACgg GAAAAAATTGAGACAAAAATTGGTGtcgttttaaaatttattctcgCACTTGTTACATTCGTATTCTACACTATTCATACTTATGAAGATGCCAAAGATGTAGAAAGACTTGCTTTAGCAAg tgtattacttttaattcttccatttgttataaaattaagtttggggttatttataataagtcGAGAATCTAAAACAAATCCTGCGTTTCATGTTTGGTTAGAAAAACATAGGATGATCacattcttttttacatttttatcagGTGTAGATTTAGATGCAATAACGGTATTGAGTTCAAAACTGGAAGAATCACTTAAAGCTCCTTTATCAGAAAAAGCAAATAAGCAGATTGATGATATCGAACATGTTGGATTTTTCTTAAAAGACTTACCCCAATTAGCGGTTCTT gttttatattatataatggcTTTAGATTACGGAATTGTTCCCTTTTTTGCCTTagtttcattaataattttaatagtttatgTAATTATATGGAGATTATGTGTATGGTGTATTAGGAGAAGGAAAGATAGGAGACTTAAGTTAAGTAGAGTTTCAAGTGATGATTTATTAAGAGAATCGCCCAGTTCATCCGGTTCGAGTTGGTGGAAAAAATTAAGCCCCAGATTTATGACAGGGAAAGGTGATTCAAGTGATGATTTATTAAGAGAATCGCCCAGTTCATCCGGTTCGAGTTGGTGgaagaatataattagtaaacCAGGTTCATTGCTTGAGAAGCTCGGACTTGGTAGATTATCCAAATTATTTCGTAGAAAACATACTGTTGCTACTACTATAGTTGATGAATCAGGACATGTAATAGGAGAATTATCAAAAACAACAACAAAAACTCCACACGAACAAATGACGATAAGTCCTCAACACGGAGGCGCATCAACTTCTCAACGCGGAGGCATGACAACAACAAGTTCTCAACGCGGAGGCTTGAAAGGTCCTCAACGTATCATTCATAAGGATGGAGGCTCTGAAACTCAAACTATTATTCAAGGTGAAGGAACAGAAGGAGATGAAGAATTTAAACAGCAAATTgtagaagaagaaaaagaaaaaaatgataaatga